A window of Garra rufa chromosome 16, GarRuf1.0, whole genome shotgun sequence contains these coding sequences:
- the LOC141288988 gene encoding uncharacterized protein produces MVEPLGQQAEAESGIQRLEAETRDPPAMMLMETSRPVMIQWSEGELRGCQDTAEAMVRTGAEVVGEEALTSNISTSFSCEIAGSHIKTSTSVKNLGVIFDSTLSFQSHIKSITKSAFYHLRCIAQLRPFISNKDAETVVHAFVSSRIDFCNALFIGLPASSISRLQYIQNSAARILTHTKHSAHITPILYGLHWLPVAYRIKFKILLLAFKSINGLAPSYLCNILVLYIPIRSLRSSDSGLLAVPRYHLSSMGGRSFSVIAPKLWNSLPRSLRSVNNISEFKSLLKTHLFFECYTSNLIN; encoded by the exons ATGGTGGAGCCGCTGGGTCAACAGGCCGAGGCTGAGTCTGGGATtcagaggctggaggcggagacaAGGGATCCTCCAGCAATGATGTTGATGGAGACCAGCAGACCTGTGATGATCCAGTGGTcggagggtgagctgaggggctgccAGGACACAGCAGAGGCGATGGTGAGGACTGGTGCAGAGGTGGTGGGagaggaag CACTCACCAGCAACATTTCTACCAGTTTCTCCTGTGAGATTGCTGGCTCTCACATCAAAACATCTACCTCTGTCAAAAATTTAGGTGTAATCTTTGACTCCACACTCTCCTTTCAGTCTCACATTAAATCAATCACTAAATCTGCATTCTACCATTTACGTTGTATTGCCCAACTGCGTCCCTTCATCAGTAACAAAGATGCTGAAACTGTCGTTCATGCATTTGTCTCATCACGCATTGATTTCTGTAATGCCCTCTTCATTGGTCTACCTGCCAGCTCCATCTCCAGATTACAATACATTCAAAATTCTGCAGCTAGAATACTCACTCATACCAAACATTCTGCTCATATAACCCCAATATTGTATGGCCTTCATTGGCTCCCAGTTGCATACCGTATCAAATTCAAAATTCTCCTCCTTGCTTTTAAATCCATAAATGGCCTAGCTCCCTCTTATCTTTGTAATATACTTGTCCTCTACATCCCCATTCGATCACTACGTTCCTCTGATTCTGGCCTTCTTGCTGTCCCTCGGTACCACCTCTCTTCAATGGGGGGCAGATCATTTAGTGTTATTGCACCCAAACTCTGGAACTCTCTACCACGCTCACTCCGTTCTGTTAATAATATCTCAGAATTTAAATCTTTACTCAAAACTCACTTGTTTTTTGAATGCTATACCTCTAATTTGATAAACTGA